A segment of the Candidatus Pelagisphaera phototrophica genome:
GTTGCTTGTGCGTCGCACTCGGTGATCCAGTTCCCATTCAGCGATGTTGCGTCCCTCAACGACCGGAGCGTTTCTTGCGTCTCTGTCCAATCCCCTTGATCCGAAGGGTATCTTAGTAGAACTTGTTTTATCCAATTCGTTTTGAACCTGTAACTACTTTTGATTTCTCCTGAACTCATTTTCTATCGTCACCTATTTCGATTAAGCGGATTGGTACTGGTCGCGGCTGTATCAACGATTCCCTTGAGTGGAAAGGGGAATGATGACGAGGAACGCAGTGATGCAATTGTGAGTGAGAAAGACGCGGTGGACCTGGTCGATGATTCGAGCGTTCGGGAGGCACTCAGTCGACGTCCGGATTTGTCTTTCGTCAATATTACCATTGATGGGGAAGATTCGCGTCGTTCGCTGGATAGCATATCGGCTGACTCGGTGACGTCAGTCGAGGTGATGAAGGCTGTGACACCAGACCAGGATGCCGACTCGCGTGGTGGTTCGATCAGTCTAAAGACACGTCCAGCGTACGAGCAAAAATCGATTTCGACAAAGATTGGCCTTGAGAGCAAATACGGCTCAATGGACGGACATTGGGGTCGCGAAGCGGAATTGTCTATCGGGGGGCCTATCAACAAAAAAAGAACCTTGGGAGGGCGTTTGTCGTTTCGGATCGATAATGATCACGATGATGTACAGTACAGTCTCAAGGACTGGTTTCGACGCAGAGTGGATGGCGAATCTCAAATTGTTTTAAAGGAGATGCGGCTTTACGATCTCAATGAGTGGATCGATGAAAAGGAAGCGAGCGCGGCACTGGACATGAAGGTGAGTGAGTCGTTGCGCTTTTTTTGGCGGGGAAGCTATCAAAATCTGGAAGACCTTGAAAATCGGCCGCATTTCAAGTACCGGTTTAACCAGGGAGTTTATACGTCAATTGACAGCGAGGGGGGCAATGTCGAGGGTGCTGAGATCGAACGCGGGTATCACGCCTACGGTTCTGATCTCGAATTACTCGAAACTTCGCTTGGAGGCGAGTGGACACAGGGCAACTGGGAAGGGGATTTCAAATACACCTACCAAGACGAAAACGTAACCCCGTTTGGGCACTCGAATTTCGATTTCGTGATGTCGGATGTGGACCTTCGATACGACTTGGAGAAATCCCGGTTCCCCCGGGTTGAGATTGAAAACGAACGGGTGTTTGAGGATCTCGAGCGTTACGAATTCGAAGACGTTTCCCTTCGACAGCGGTCGATGAACGAGTCAGATGCGATTATCTCGGCAAATTTGAAGAGAATGAACATTCTCGGGAATGAGAACCTGAGTATCCGTTTGGGGGGGAAGAGTCGGGAGCGGGATAGCTCAGTTGATTATGATTCCAAATACTACGATACGTATTCCGGTCCCGACGTGTTCACACTCGAAAGCGTCCGATCCCAGGATGCTGGAGTTGTGTTTCTAGATGGGCGTTACACATTGGATACCGTTATCGATGGGCAGAAAGTTAATGCGTTCTTGCGGGAGAATATCGACTCTTTCCGATACGATGAGCGCCGTTCGCGCGAGCGTTCCGATCCAAGCACTTATCAAGTGGACGAGCGGGTAGACGCGATGTACGGCATGTTGGATTTCGAAGTGGGTAAATGGCGGGGCATTCTCGGCTTGCGCCAAGAGGAGACCTCGATTTCATTCCGCAGCAACGAAGTGCGTTTGGGTCCGGATACTTTAGACAAAGACTCGGATGGGAATTTTGAGGAAACGGTTTACTTAGGTACGACACCGACGGAAGGGGCGACTCAGTATGACGATCTGTTTTCGAATGCGCATTTTCGATACAAGTGGAATGAGCGAACGACCTTTATAGCTTCCTATACGAACACGATTGATCGTCCTCAGTACGCGGAGGTCGTTCCCTACCGCCATGTGCGGCTAGAAGACCGGGAGGTCGAGGAAGGCAACCCGGAATTGAGTCCTACGCTCTACGAGAATTTCGACGTTTCGATGGATGTTAGAGTGGGCGACTCAGGACTGGTTTCCGTGGAGCTTTTCGATCGGTCGATCGAAGACTATATTTTCATTCGAGAATCGTTCGTTGTGGGTGGAGTGTACGACGGATTTGAGTTGCAGCGGCAGGAAAATGGTTCGGACGGCAGTGCTCGAGGGGTGTCTCTTACCTGGACTCAACCGATTTCGATAGCAATTCTCCCCGATGGGTTGTCGGTGAATGTCAACTACGAGGCTCTTGACACGGAAATCGATTACCCTTCCCGTCCTGGAGAATCGCTGCCGCTAACGCGTAGTCCTGATTCGGATTTGAAGGTTGCGTTGAAATATGAAAATAAAAAGCTCTTCGCCCAATTGAAATGGGACCATGAAACAGAGAGTATCTATCGAGTCGCAAACAGCCCCGAGAAAGACCGCTATGTCGGCCCCAACGGGGGCTTCGATGCATCGTTGAGCTACAAATTGCAGCCGAAAACGCGACTTTACATGGAGTGGCGAAATATAACCAACGAACCGGTGTTTGATTACTACGAAGGAGACCCATCTCGTTCCCGCTACTACCGTATTAGACCATGGACGCTTAACACGGGCGTTAAGTTCGAACTTTAAGGGAGCTTAAGGAAGTCGATCGAAAATTCAATTGTCCCGTTCTCAGCGGCCAGTTGAAATGAAATTGCCGTTATTGAATCAAAACCTCAATTACACCCTTGATCGTTGACCCTGTTTCCCCCCTCCTTTGGGTTCAATAGGTAAAGGGTGACTTATCGATGCGACACACGCTTTGGGGGTGCGAGTCCGCTATGACGATATCTCCAATATAGGGCGTTATATTACCAACGTAAGAGAGTGCCTTTTGGCTACGAGGTTGGATGAGGTTGAAAAACTCGCTATCGGGTATTTCCACGAAGCCCAGATTGTATGGACGGGAGCGTTTGGAACGAGTATTGGAATCAGTGGGGCTACTATGATTTTGGATTCGATAGCGGACTTGCTGGTAATTCGGGATCTGCGGACGACTTTCTCTTATGCCCCAAAATTCAATGTTACTTATTCGTTCAACGAATCGACCGAATTGTATTAGAAAACGGGTGACGGAATTCATAGCAATGACGCTCGTGGATCGACTATATCGGTCGATCCCATCGAGGTATCTCCTATTGAATTGGTTGATCCACTGGCTGGATCAGTGGGAAACGAAGTGGGTGTGATCTACGATTGGAATGACAAACTGAATACCTCTGTACCTCTTTGGGGTTTGGACCTAGGCTCCAGACTCCTTTACGTGGGAGATGTTGGTAACACGGAAACCTCTCGGCCGAGCGCTTCCCTCACTTGAGCAAGACGTTGTTCAGGCCACCGAAACTTTGGGACCACAAAGTCCAGCTCATTATAGGCATCTACCTCGGAATCAATTAATTGTGAGATTACCAATCAGTAGACGCTCTGTGAAAAACCAGTCAAGACTGGGGCAAAATGGCTAGTAGATGTGTCGCCTCGCTCGGCAGACCCCCCGACATCGTCCCCTTCTTCACCGACCGACCAGGGTAAGCTCGACATCAACTGCTATTCCTATCTCGCAACTCTGAGGGGCGAACTTGTATTGTGTTCCTTCCCATCTTAGTCATTGTGTGAAAGTTTCCGAACGATTCCTTGGATAATCTCTTATGAATTACCTCAAAATCATAGTCGCCCTCGGTTTATTCGCGAGCTTGCCCCTTTCCACGTTCGCTGATTGGCCCGCGTGGCGTGGCCCTAACGGAAATGGGATTGGTTTCGCTGAAGATTTGCCGGTCGAATGGACCGTTGATTCCAACGTTTCCTGGAAGGTGAAGCTGCCCGCTTGGAGCGGGGCTTCTCCGATCGTCGTCGGGGATAAGGTATTTGTAGTCTCGCCATCTGAGCAGGAAGCGGCGCCTTCAGCGGAACCCGCTCCGGCTGGAAGAGGGCGACGCCCCGCTCCGCCTCCGGGAATGGGGCCGGGCGGCCAGGAGATTGTCTTGTTCTGCCTTTCCAAGAGGGACGGCTCTATTCAGTGGCAAAGCAAATTGGACGAGGGCAACAAGATCGAGTTCAAGCAGAATATGAGTTCGCCATCGCCTGTATCGGATGGAGAAACCATTTGGGTCGTGACGGGAAATGGGGTCGTTTCAGCTGTGGATATGAAGGGCAAATTGCTTTGGAAGTACGACATTCAGGAATCGCATTGGAAGTTGGGATTGCTGGCAGGGTATGCGTCGTCGCCGGCCCTGTACGAGGATAAGCTCATCATCCAGGTATTGCACGGCATGCGAACGGACGATCCGTCCTACCTTCTGGCCTTGGATAAGAAGACCGGGAAGGAGCGTTGGTACGTAGAGCGTGAAACCGACGCGGTCCACGAATCGCCGGACGCCTACACGACGCCCGCGCTTTCCAAGACCAAGGACGGTATCCAATTAATTATAACGGGTGGAGACTATGTGACCGGTCACGATCCCGATACGGGTAGAGAGATTTGGAGAGCTGGGGGCCTCAACCCCCAAAAAGCGCGCAACTACCGTATTGTCCCTTCACCGGTAGCTTATGATGGCATGATTTACGCGCCCACTCGGAAAAAACCTCTACTGGCCTTGCGGGCAGGCGGAAAGGGCGATGTCACAGAAAGCCATCTGGTTTGGAAATACGAAAAGCCGGCCGGTAGTCCGGATGTGCCTACACCCATCTGCGATGGGAAATACTTTTATATGGTCGAGGACTTCGGACAAGTGACTTGTCTTGATGCCAAAACGGGTGATGTCATTTGGGGACCTGAGACCACGGGTTTAGGACGCGTCAGTTCATCCCCGGTGCTGGCGGATGAAAAAATCTATATTACGGCTGAAGATTCGGAAATTGCGGTAGTGCAAGCAGGACCTGAGTTTAAACTGTTGGGAAAGAGCGAACTCGATGGAAGTTTTACTTTGTCTACGCCCGCAGTTTCCGGAAACCAGCTCTTCATCAGAACCGGTGAATATTTGTACAGTATCTCCAAGAGGTAAGCTGTCTCCGAATATCTATTTATATTGTTTGCCCCGTTCTGTTCTGTTAAACTTCAAACCAATGAAGCCCGACCTCATTCGCTTATCCTCTAGTTGGGCTCTGTGCGTGGGCGTATTTTCTTGGCTCGCCGCAGGTGCTGAAAACCAGGCTTTTCCGCCGCATACCTTCACCTTGCCAGATGGCTACGAGCTGGAGCTTGCCGCGGCTCCCGGGCTCGTCGAGCGGCCGATGCATATGTATTTCGATGACGAGGGGGCCCTTTACGTCACGGATAGTTCCGGGGACAGTCGGCCTGCGCCGCTTCAGCTCGCGGAACCGAGCCATCGTATTCTGCGTCTCGTCGATAAGGACGGCGATGGCGTCTTCGCTTCTCTGCGTCGTGGGCACAAAGAACGTTATTATATTTTAGAGAATACAAAGTTAATTCCGATCACAGTATGAACGAACCCTATCACGCTAAGAACGGCCTTCATCGTCGCGATCTCATCAAAGGCGTTACCGCCGCCAGTCTAGGTCTTGCCACTGGTTCAATGGGGATCCCTGAGTTGCTAGGTCAGGCGCCTGTATCCAATTCCTCAAAACGAAATCTAATCCAGATCGAAAATGCCAAACCCGGCACACGCGACTGGCTGCTCACGAACACGTTCACCGATCCCTTGAAGCGTAGAAGCGGCATTGGCAGCGGACGTAGCACGTATATCGAAGGCTACTGCTCAGCCAATAGCGTGCGGGCGGGCGAGAAATTGCAGATCATGGTAAGCACGGATCCGGAAACCGCGTTCAAATTGGAGATCTTTCGGACCGGTTACTACAACGGAGATGGCGCTCGACTGGTGAAACGTTTTGACGCGCTCAAAGGCGTCCCTCAACCGGTACCACCAATTGGCGAGAACTACATTCACGAATGTAGCTGGAAACCCTCGGTTGAATTTACTATTCCCGACGATTGGTTGAGCGGCGTTTATCTGGGAAAACTGACTGGAGAGTACACGGGAACGCAGAGCTACGTCATTTTCATCGTGCGCGATGACCGACCCTGCGATCTGCTGTTTCAATGCAGTGACCTGACCTGGTCTGCCTATAATAGGTGGCCGACTGATTTCTCCATTTATTCCAGGCATGAAGGGCGTTCCAGCACTAGCGTGCCCAGCGGATCGGTGAGCTTCGATCGGCCTTATGCCTTGTTCACTCACCCGGTCAATAAGATCAAGGCGTCCGTGGGTTCCGGCGAATACTTGCCTTGGGAATTTCCCTTGGCTTTTTGGCTGGAGCAGCACGGTTACGATGTCTCCTACATTTCCAATGTCGACACGCATGCCGACCCGAAGGGCTTGCTGCGTACGAAGGGATTTATCTCGGTTGGGCACGACGAGTACTGGTCATTGCAGATGTACGACAATGTACTCAAGGCACGTGACGAAGGAGTTAGCCTAGCGTTTCTGAGCGCCAATGCCGTTCTTTGTGTCGTACCGATGCTGCCTGCTTCAGACGGTACGCCCAATCGCGCGATACGTCGGGAAGGTTGGTTCTTTCCGCCGGAATATGGGAGCGGTGACGCCAGGCGAAATGTCAATCAGGAAGGCTTCGAACCCGTCATGGGGCCGGATGGCGCTTTATTGATGGGGAACCGGACGACTCCCCCGGTCATGGGGGCTGGCGATTGGAGCTGCGCCAAACCGGAGCATTGGCTCTTTGAAGGGACCGGGATGAAGAAAGGAGACTCGATCGAAGGTATCGTTGGCTGGGAGTGGCATGGCGCCCCGATGATGGACCTGCCCGGAATGCAGATCGTAGCCGAAGGCGAAACTTCGATGAACGGCA
Coding sequences within it:
- a CDS encoding N,N-dimethylformamidase beta subunit family domain-containing protein encodes the protein MNEPYHAKNGLHRRDLIKGVTAASLGLATGSMGIPELLGQAPVSNSSKRNLIQIENAKPGTRDWLLTNTFTDPLKRRSGIGSGRSTYIEGYCSANSVRAGEKLQIMVSTDPETAFKLEIFRTGYYNGDGARLVKRFDALKGVPQPVPPIGENYIHECSWKPSVEFTIPDDWLSGVYLGKLTGEYTGTQSYVIFIVRDDRPCDLLFQCSDLTWSAYNRWPTDFSIYSRHEGRSSTSVPSGSVSFDRPYALFTHPVNKIKASVGSGEYLPWEFPLAFWLEQHGYDVSYISNVDTHADPKGLLRTKGFISVGHDEYWSLQMYDNVLKARDEGVSLAFLSANAVLCVVPMLPASDGTPNRAIRREGWFFPPEYGSGDARRNVNQEGFEPVMGPDGALLMGNRTTPPVMGAGDWSCAKPEHWLFEGTGMKKGDSIEGIVGWEWHGAPMMDLPGMQIVAEGETSMNGKNPGHYTATIYDGPKGNVVFNAATIWWANGLSSPPGHKTPVRHGVAQQGSDERVQKITHNLFQRIIKP
- a CDS encoding TonB-dependent receptor domain-containing protein: MISPELIFYRHLFRLSGLVLVAAVSTIPLSGKGNDDEERSDAIVSEKDAVDLVDDSSVREALSRRPDLSFVNITIDGEDSRRSLDSISADSVTSVEVMKAVTPDQDADSRGGSISLKTRPAYEQKSISTKIGLESKYGSMDGHWGREAELSIGGPINKKRTLGGRLSFRIDNDHDDVQYSLKDWFRRRVDGESQIVLKEMRLYDLNEWIDEKEASAALDMKVSESLRFFWRGSYQNLEDLENRPHFKYRFNQGVYTSIDSEGGNVEGAEIERGYHAYGSDLELLETSLGGEWTQGNWEGDFKYTYQDENVTPFGHSNFDFVMSDVDLRYDLEKSRFPRVEIENERVFEDLERYEFEDVSLRQRSMNESDAIISANLKRMNILGNENLSIRLGGKSRERDSSVDYDSKYYDTYSGPDVFTLESVRSQDAGVVFLDGRYTLDTVIDGQKVNAFLRENIDSFRYDERRSRERSDPSTYQVDERVDAMYGMLDFEVGKWRGILGLRQEETSISFRSNEVRLGPDTLDKDSDGNFEETVYLGTTPTEGATQYDDLFSNAHFRYKWNERTTFIASYTNTIDRPQYAEVVPYRHVRLEDREVEEGNPELSPTLYENFDVSMDVRVGDSGLVSVELFDRSIEDYIFIRESFVVGGVYDGFELQRQENGSDGSARGVSLTWTQPISIAILPDGLSVNVNYEALDTEIDYPSRPGESLPLTRSPDSDLKVALKYENKKLFAQLKWDHETESIYRVANSPEKDRYVGPNGGFDASLSYKLQPKTRLYMEWRNITNEPVFDYYEGDPSRSRYYRIRPWTLNTGVKFEL
- a CDS encoding PQQ-like beta-propeller repeat protein, whose translation is MNYLKIIVALGLFASLPLSTFADWPAWRGPNGNGIGFAEDLPVEWTVDSNVSWKVKLPAWSGASPIVVGDKVFVVSPSEQEAAPSAEPAPAGRGRRPAPPPGMGPGGQEIVLFCLSKRDGSIQWQSKLDEGNKIEFKQNMSSPSPVSDGETIWVVTGNGVVSAVDMKGKLLWKYDIQESHWKLGLLAGYASSPALYEDKLIIQVLHGMRTDDPSYLLALDKKTGKERWYVERETDAVHESPDAYTTPALSKTKDGIQLIITGGDYVTGHDPDTGREIWRAGGLNPQKARNYRIVPSPVAYDGMIYAPTRKKPLLALRAGGKGDVTESHLVWKYEKPAGSPDVPTPICDGKYFYMVEDFGQVTCLDAKTGDVIWGPETTGLGRVSSSPVLADEKIYITAEDSEIAVVQAGPEFKLLGKSELDGSFTLSTPAVSGNQLFIRTGEYLYSISKR
- a CDS encoding DUF7133 domain-containing protein produces the protein MKPDLIRLSSSWALCVGVFSWLAAGAENQAFPPHTFTLPDGYELELAAAPGLVERPMHMYFDDEGALYVTDSSGDSRPAPLQLAEPSHRILRLVDKDGDGVFASLRRGHKERYYILENTKLIPITV